The Larus michahellis chromosome 2, bLarMic1.1, whole genome shotgun sequence genome window below encodes:
- the LRRC30 gene encoding LOW QUALITY PROTEIN: leucine-rich repeat-containing protein 30 (The sequence of the model RefSeq protein was modified relative to this genomic sequence to represent the inferred CDS: substituted 1 base at 1 genomic stop codon) — protein sequence MHFTGSSLSPCFDFPASCKLSSPVGICTLVXHLQGKKTSLHLPGGIQGAMGTEHSKNERRRSMVFLRKGPKLPAWEDALLSGKEPKSLLKRGLRYVSLSLIMKGMTSTPDFLWGLPEVQKLNLSRNQLVVIPPSLGKLDRLVVLNLGGNCLKCLPKEIGLLRNLKILFVNMNCLTEVPAELSLCRKLEVLSLSHNCISQLPLSFTDLTSLRKLNLSNNRFVQIPLCIFALRNLDFLHLGSNRLESIAESVQYLVNLQIFIIENNNIRSLPRSLCFITTLELLNVDYNAIQTLPDDLYLLRRLPRIAWNPMDKGLHIAHNPLSRPLPEVVEGGLDVLFNYLREKKEHN from the coding sequence ATGCACTTCACAGGCTCCTCCTTGTCTCCTTGCTTTGACTTTCCCGCCTCCTGCAAGCTGTCATCCCCCGTTGGCATTTGCACGTTGGTGTAGCACTTGCAAGGGAAGAAAACCTCACTTCATCTCCCAGGAGGGATCCAGGGTGCTATGGGAACTGAGCACTCGAAGAACGAGAGGCGAAGGAGCATGGTTTTTCTGAGGAAAGGTCCAAAGTTGCCTGCGTGGGAAGATGCTCTTCTCTCAGGGAAAGAGCCCAAGTCACTGCTAAAACGGGGATTGCGTTATGTCAGCTTGAGCCTCATAATGAAAGGGATGACCAGCACGCCTGACTTCTTGTGGGGACTGCCCGAGGTGCAGAAACTGAACCTTTCACGCAACCAACTGGTGGTGATTCCTCCTTCACTGGGGAAACTGGACAGGCTGGTAGTGCTGAACTTGGGTGGCAACTGCCTCAAGTGTCTGCCTAAAGAGATTGGGCTGCTGAGGAACCTGAAGATCTTGTTCGTCAACATGAATTGCCTGACAGAAGTGCCAGCAGAGCTCAGCTTGTGCAGGAAGCTGGAGGTTTTGAGCCTCTCGCACAACTGCATCTCGCAACTGCCTTTGAGCTTCACCGACCTGACAAGTTTGAGGAAACTGAACCTCAGCAACAATCGCTTTGTGCAAATTCCCCTCTGCATTTTCGCGCTGAGGAACTTGGACTTCTTGCACCTAGGGTCCAACAGGCTTGAAAGCATCGCGGAGAGTGTCCAGTATCTGGTCAATCTGCAAATTTTTATCATAGAGAATAACAACATACGTTCCTTGCCACGCTCCCTCTGCTTCATCACCACTCTGGAGTTACTAAACGTGGATTACAACGCCATACAGACTCTCCCGGATGACCTCTACCTGCTGCGCCGGCTGCCACGCATCGCGTGGAACCCGATGGACAAAGGCCTCCACATCGCCCACAACCCCTTGTCCCGGCCCCTGCCCGAGGTCGTCGAGGGGGGGCTGGATGTCCTCTTCAACTACctcagggagaaaaaggagcaCAACTGA